In one window of Tenacibaculum mesophilum DNA:
- a CDS encoding T9SS type B sorting domain-containing protein, translating into MTKLIFVCLFIFSISCFSQRETDNWFFGDKAGIVFNNGNLSISNKGQIVTETGSSSISSNQGNLLFYTNGATIWNRNHKIMENGEGLIGESEASQPSIIIPKPNSNSIYYVFTTRKTKTENPSLFPGIYFSEVEISNKYPLGKVTQKNIRLENSTAQRITAVHHKNGKDIWVITYGSNSYNGPDEIFFAFRVTDKGVNFRPVKTKLNEIKSSLSKGEIKASPDGSKVALSTGSNLYIYNFDNETGVFSRFKLLNLRLNFTDGYTCNGLTFSSNSKILYYSSFYYERGNNDSYNIMQLDLDNTDQFFFGESIFTTTPDRASASAQLASDGKIYIAQINSERLFDYGGQPIGFDLTPFNTLGVINDPNKLGVACNYEHDAVNLEDGLSYFGLPNFIQSYFRNRITTENQCVFDTFTFSLDSYAPIKSVVWDFGDGNKSNDITPKHTYTSAGEYNVTAVININNQDIPLYKKITIYPLPNLSPNQEIIQCDDNNDGISLFNLNNIANKISTDNTLTYKFYKNLSDAENNVNEILDPENFYNESNPQTIYTKATSIYGCSDIENFSIRTLFKPTLTIPSITVCENSNNKGIFNLESKKAEIINTFGLNTLDKISFFSSLEDAQRTITPLPPEFLSPSSTIWVKIENEKGCFGISPIDLIVNSPQINLKDSYTICVSPSDHPPITLTADSSNNRFEWKDENNNTISTSNSFPLTREGEFSLTVYKTINGIECSNSKNFTVKYPPPPDVLNIEVNIQSETDNSVYISIDGDSSYEFSLDDTNYVGNGTSHSFNNVQPGIATIYIRDINKCESPTKTSASIIGYPKFLTPNDDGFNDYWKVYGANTNFFKEINIKIFNRFGKILYVINDKNIELGWDGTYNNIKLPSNDYWFHAKLTDINDNKIDKKGHFTLKRN; encoded by the coding sequence ATGACCAAGCTAATATTTGTTTGTTTATTTATTTTTTCTATTTCATGTTTTTCTCAAAGAGAAACTGATAATTGGTTCTTTGGAGATAAAGCAGGAATAGTTTTTAACAATGGTAATCTTAGTATTTCTAATAAAGGGCAAATAGTTACCGAAACTGGTTCATCTTCTATTTCAAGTAATCAAGGGAATTTATTATTCTATACTAACGGAGCAACTATTTGGAATAGAAACCACAAAATAATGGAAAACGGAGAGGGTTTAATAGGGGAGTCTGAAGCGTCTCAACCTTCAATAATCATACCTAAACCTAATAGTAATAGTATTTATTATGTGTTTACCACTAGAAAGACTAAAACAGAAAACCCTTCTTTGTTTCCTGGTATTTACTTTTCTGAAGTTGAAATATCAAATAAATACCCTTTAGGTAAAGTAACTCAGAAGAATATAAGACTTGAAAATTCTACTGCTCAAAGAATTACCGCAGTACATCATAAAAACGGAAAAGATATTTGGGTTATAACATATGGAAGTAATTCTTACAATGGTCCAGATGAAATTTTCTTTGCATTTAGAGTAACTGATAAAGGTGTTAATTTTCGTCCTGTAAAAACTAAACTAAACGAAATAAAAAGCTCCTTATCCAAAGGAGAAATAAAAGCCTCTCCAGATGGAAGTAAAGTTGCTCTTTCAACTGGCTCTAATTTATACATTTATAACTTTGATAATGAAACAGGGGTGTTTTCACGTTTTAAATTATTAAATTTACGACTAAACTTTACTGATGGGTATACATGTAATGGACTAACTTTCTCTTCAAACTCTAAGATTCTTTATTATTCTTCTTTTTACTATGAAAGAGGAAATAACGACAGTTATAATATTATGCAATTAGATCTTGACAATACAGATCAATTCTTTTTTGGTGAATCTATTTTTACAACTACACCAGACAGAGCAAGTGCCTCTGCCCAATTAGCCTCTGATGGAAAAATCTATATTGCTCAAATAAACTCTGAAAGACTTTTTGATTATGGTGGACAACCTATCGGCTTTGATTTAACCCCTTTCAATACCTTGGGCGTTATCAACGATCCAAATAAACTAGGTGTTGCATGTAATTATGAACACGATGCAGTTAACTTAGAGGATGGTTTGTCTTATTTTGGCTTACCTAATTTCATTCAATCTTACTTTAGAAACAGAATAACGACAGAAAACCAATGTGTTTTTGATACATTCACTTTTTCTCTTGATTCTTATGCCCCTATAAAGAGTGTCGTTTGGGATTTTGGAGATGGAAATAAAAGTAATGATATAACTCCTAAACACACATATACATCCGCAGGCGAATATAATGTTACTGCCGTAATCAATATTAATAACCAAGATATTCCTCTCTATAAAAAAATCACTATTTATCCACTACCAAATTTATCTCCTAATCAAGAAATTATTCAGTGTGATGACAACAATGATGGTATCAGTTTATTTAACTTGAACAATATTGCTAATAAAATCTCAACCGATAATACCCTTACCTATAAGTTTTATAAAAACTTATCTGATGCTGAAAATAACGTAAATGAAATTTTAGATCCTGAAAACTTTTATAATGAAAGTAATCCACAAACCATTTATACGAAAGCAACTAGTATATATGGATGTTCTGATATTGAAAATTTTTCTATTAGAACTTTATTTAAACCAACCCTTACTATTCCTTCTATAACAGTTTGTGAAAATTCTAACAATAAAGGTATCTTTAACCTAGAAAGCAAAAAAGCAGAAATCATAAATACTTTTGGTTTAAACACTCTTGATAAAATTTCTTTCTTCTCTTCATTAGAAGATGCTCAAAGAACAATTACCCCCCTACCTCCTGAATTCCTTTCTCCATCCTCAACCATTTGGGTAAAAATAGAAAATGAAAAAGGTTGCTTTGGTATATCTCCAATTGACTTAATCGTAAATTCTCCTCAAATTAACTTAAAGGACAGCTACACTATTTGCGTTAGCCCTTCTGATCATCCCCCTATTACATTAACAGCTGACTCTTCTAATAATCGTTTCGAATGGAAAGATGAAAATAACAATACCATTAGCACCAGTAACAGTTTTCCTTTAACTAGAGAAGGTGAGTTTTCTTTAACCGTTTACAAAACAATAAATGGTATAGAATGTTCAAACTCTAAAAACTTTACAGTTAAGTACCCTCCTCCTCCTGATGTTTTAAATATTGAAGTAAATATTCAAAGCGAAACCGACAACAGTGTTTACATAAGTATTGATGGAGATAGTAGCTATGAGTTTTCCCTAGATGATACTAATTATGTTGGAAATGGAACCTCCCACTCTTTTAACAATGTACAACCTGGTATTGCCACTATTTATATAAGAGATATTAATAAATGTGAAAGCCCTACTAAAACCTCAGCAAGTATAATTGGTTACCCTAAATTTTTAACCCCAAACGATGATGGATTTAATGACTACTGGAAAGTTTACGGAGCAAATACTAATTTCTTTAAAGAAATTAATATCAAAATATTTAATCGTTTTGGTAAAATCTTATATGTTATAAATGATAAAAACATAGAGCTTGGTTGGGACGGAACTTACAATAATATAAAATTACCTTCTAATGACTACTGGTTTCATGCTAAATTAACTGATATTAATGACAATAAAATAGACAAAAAAGGGCATTTTACTCTCAAAAGAAATTAA
- a CDS encoding T9SS type B sorting domain-containing protein, which translates to MKKTFFFSLFFICLHVFAQNDCSDAIVVCGNSGFQNLNATGVGIQELSGSNTCSSQENNSLWIKIKINKGGTLGFTLTPTNSNGSHNTDINIDFDFFIFGPNVNCGNIGQAIRCSTTNPAASNEGNNLTGIRASETDISEGPGELGNSFVSSLNVNDNDSYFLVIDRPIGNSSFKIDWTGTATFNNPPAINPPTYGQSYDIEECDSDGVFDNSTHFDLTNNSNSILNGQTDVKISYHLSNNDAQTNKNPIATPNTFKNTSNPQKIFIRLTNIKSECFSVTDYNIIVNNNINVTPPSDYIVCDDTDSGSNTDGLYSSFLLSSKDNEILGMLDPNTHTINYYHSLSDAQNNLNPINKNSLYTNFSKNTQTVFVRVENNVGCLNTSTSFNLIINPVPSFIMLPPYQQCDFDNNPADGFTTFNLQSKEAELSNNDTNMTVLFFNDQTDFDNNRPITSPQNYTNTSSFNQTLLVKIINNTTQCFNTGSLDLVVNSSGLDTFDDMYSCELDINASNPNATQSIGSQNTFFNFDIKKNDIITKSNGALTSNTHSIEFYRTANDASLQTNKILPPYDDDLFTNNTEVFVRIISKNNNACESVGKFTLHVIDLPVPQGNPDNIILCVDNPRLPSQPYTVPLNAGTGNPTDTYKWYLNGSLLSGETSTIHNANTEGEYKVEAYRSHPNISENCMGYNTFFVKESNQALVINIKSIDDQDNPDNNKIEITVDGIGDYEFALNSTNLSDFVKGDENLSYTFTNIPPGLNSISIRDRNGCGITTSNKISTIYFQRHFTPNNDGHFDTWKVLGVDNDYYNLVKVQIFNRFGKLINEITDKNSQGWNGLYNGAILPSNDYWYNAELIDSNGKVRKKTGHFSLLRK; encoded by the coding sequence ATGAAAAAGACATTTTTTTTTAGTTTATTTTTTATTTGCTTACACGTATTTGCTCAAAATGATTGCTCAGATGCAATCGTAGTTTGTGGTAATAGTGGTTTTCAAAACTTAAATGCTACCGGTGTAGGTATTCAAGAGCTTTCAGGTTCAAATACATGTTCAAGCCAAGAAAATAATAGTTTATGGATTAAAATTAAAATTAATAAAGGAGGAACATTAGGTTTTACACTTACTCCTACCAACTCAAATGGTAGTCATAATACAGACATCAATATCGATTTTGATTTTTTTATCTTTGGACCAAATGTAAATTGTGGAAACATCGGTCAAGCCATACGCTGTTCTACTACAAACCCAGCAGCAAGTAACGAAGGAAATAACCTAACAGGTATTAGAGCATCTGAAACAGATATCTCTGAAGGTCCAGGTGAACTAGGTAATAGTTTTGTAAGTTCTTTAAACGTTAATGATAATGATTCTTATTTTCTTGTTATTGATAGACCTATAGGTAATAGTAGCTTTAAAATTGATTGGACTGGTACTGCTACTTTTAATAATCCTCCTGCAATTAATCCGCCAACTTATGGTCAGTCGTACGATATAGAAGAATGTGATAGTGATGGTGTTTTTGATAATAGTACACACTTTGATCTAACCAATAACAGCAATTCAATACTAAATGGACAAACAGATGTAAAAATTAGTTACCATCTAAGTAATAATGATGCTCAAACCAACAAAAACCCTATAGCAACTCCAAATACCTTTAAAAACACAAGCAATCCTCAAAAAATATTTATACGGTTAACAAACATAAAATCAGAATGTTTCTCTGTAACCGATTATAATATTATTGTAAACAACAATATTAATGTTACTCCTCCATCAGATTATATTGTATGTGATGATACTGATAGTGGAAGCAATACCGATGGTTTATATAGTTCTTTTTTACTCTCTTCAAAAGATAATGAAATTTTAGGTATGTTAGACCCAAATACACATACCATAAACTACTATCATAGTCTTTCAGATGCACAAAACAACTTAAACCCTATTAACAAAAACTCTCTTTATACTAATTTTTCAAAAAATACTCAAACTGTTTTTGTTAGAGTTGAGAATAATGTTGGATGCTTAAATACTTCAACTAGTTTTAATCTAATTATAAATCCTGTTCCCTCATTTATTATGTTACCTCCTTATCAGCAATGTGATTTTGACAACAATCCTGCTGATGGTTTTACTACATTTAACTTACAGAGTAAAGAAGCAGAGTTATCAAATAACGATACAAATATGACTGTTCTCTTTTTTAACGATCAAACTGATTTTGACAATAACAGACCAATAACATCACCACAAAATTACACTAACACTTCATCTTTCAACCAAACACTACTTGTAAAAATTATAAATAATACAACACAGTGCTTCAATACAGGAAGCTTAGATTTAGTTGTTAACTCATCTGGTCTAGATACTTTTGACGACATGTATTCTTGTGAACTAGACATTAATGCTTCTAACCCTAATGCTACTCAAAGTATAGGTAGTCAAAACACATTCTTTAATTTTGATATAAAAAAGAATGATATTATTACAAAATCAAATGGCGCGTTAACAAGTAACACCCATTCTATTGAGTTTTATAGAACAGCAAACGATGCCTCATTACAAACAAACAAAATTCTACCTCCATATGATGATGATTTATTTACTAATAACACAGAAGTATTTGTAAGAATTATATCAAAAAATAACAACGCTTGCGAAAGTGTCGGTAAGTTTACCCTACATGTTATAGATTTGCCTGTTCCTCAAGGAAACCCTGATAATATTATTCTTTGCGTTGATAACCCTAGGCTCCCCTCTCAACCTTATACAGTTCCCTTAAATGCTGGTACTGGAAATCCAACAGATACTTACAAGTGGTATTTAAATGGTAGTTTGCTCTCTGGAGAAACATCTACTATCCATAACGCTAACACTGAAGGGGAATATAAAGTTGAAGCTTATAGAAGTCATCCTAACATTTCGGAAAATTGTATGGGATATAATACATTCTTTGTAAAAGAATCCAATCAAGCCTTAGTCATAAATATTAAATCAATTGACGATCAAGATAATCCAGATAATAATAAAATAGAAATTACTGTGGACGGAATTGGTGATTATGAATTTGCTTTAAATAGTACAAATCTTAGTGACTTTGTTAAAGGAGATGAAAATCTCTCATACACATTTACCAATATTCCTCCTGGGCTAAATTCTATTTCAATTAGAGATCGTAACGGATGTGGAATTACTACATCTAACAAAATTTCAACTATCTATTTTCAGCGTCATTTCACCCCAAATAATGACGGACACTTTGACACATGGAAAGTTTTGGGTGTCGATAATGATTATTATAATCTTGTTAAAGTTCAAATTTTTAATCGCTTTGGAAAATTAATTAATGAAATTACGGATAAAAACAGTCAAGGTTGGAATGGCTTATACAATGGCGCCATTCTTCCTTCAAACGACTATTGGTACAATGCTGAGTTAATAGATTCTAATGGAAAAGTTAGAAAAAAAACTGGGCATTTCTCTTTACTGAGGAAATAA
- a CDS encoding T9SS type B sorting domain-containing protein, whose protein sequence is MKKQLLLAFFIIVSISLYSQKEANVWYFGNNAGLDFNSGSPIALNDGLLKTDEGCSSISDENGNLLFYSDGINIWTKNHELMRYSNGNLADDLQGNPSSSQSGLIIPNPEDKNLYYIFTVGTDFIGNLPYPDNPGFRFYTIDISKGNGGEIISGPVNLSNGRDREWSEKVTAVQGKDCREIWILSIVQDTFYAYKIDKNGVDSTNPITSSSSYYLRDKRGYLKTSPDGSKVALADFTNDGSGKLVLYDFDNATGKVASNGLILTSGPTDGSPYGVEFSQESTKLYSSLYHENSNSFRVFQYNLLDANIAQTKTQVHQEQGYRGALQLAPNGKIYASIPDRSYLGVIENPEDNATDIQYTSNAINLGGAMSSQGLPPFIQSFFAPVKLINLANNEVLNNSNQVFCIGESYQIQPEKNNPSDTYTWFKDGKEIAKTRILTVDNTNFGSGLYEIKIESNSYCKKTFTGKVQITFEPKPTINPIQPYIQCDFDSNPIDGFTTFNLEILENALVNNLTEVTIDFFETSDTSFSSPINKNNYTNLIVINHSITVKVTNNTTQCYQTDIINLQVNPTGLTSYSNEYIHELDQNASNSDAKFSVGTNNGFLDFSLKTQQIINNSGGSLSENTHDFQYYRTAEDASLQINQIIPPYEDDLFTNNSDIYIRISNKGATSCEAVGNFKIFVEKIPIPKGNLNNIILCVDNPRLSPQPHTVELNADTGNATDTYKWYLDGKLLSGETSAVYNANASGEYKVEAYRTHPNITSPFMGYNTFFVKESNLALIVNIKSVDDQDNPDSNKIEITVDGIGNYEFALNSTDLSDFAKGDENLTYTFTNIPPGLNSIFIRDRNGCGITTSNQVSTIYFQRHFTPNNDGHFDTWKVLGVDNDYYDVVKVQIFNRFGKLINEITDKNSQGWDGIYNGTILPSNDYWYNAELIDKSGRTRKKTGHFSLLRK, encoded by the coding sequence ATGAAAAAACAACTACTTCTAGCATTTTTTATTATTGTCTCTATATCCCTTTATAGCCAAAAAGAAGCAAATGTTTGGTACTTTGGAAATAATGCAGGGCTCGATTTTAACTCAGGAAGTCCAATAGCTTTAAATGATGGATTATTGAAAACTGATGAAGGTTGTTCATCTATTTCTGACGAAAATGGGAACCTATTATTTTATTCAGATGGTATTAATATTTGGACGAAAAACCATGAACTAATGCGTTACTCTAACGGTAATTTAGCTGATGACCTGCAAGGTAACCCTTCAAGTTCACAGTCTGGTTTAATTATTCCAAACCCAGAAGATAAAAACCTTTACTATATTTTTACAGTGGGGACAGATTTTATTGGAAATCTTCCTTACCCTGACAATCCAGGGTTTAGGTTTTACACCATAGATATTTCTAAAGGAAATGGAGGAGAAATTATTTCTGGCCCTGTTAACCTTTCTAATGGTCGAGATAGAGAATGGTCTGAAAAAGTTACAGCCGTTCAAGGAAAAGACTGTAGAGAAATATGGATTTTATCTATCGTACAAGATACTTTTTACGCCTATAAAATTGATAAAAACGGAGTGGACTCTACAAACCCTATTACCTCATCTTCATCTTACTATTTAAGAGATAAAAGAGGATATTTAAAAACATCTCCAGATGGAAGTAAAGTAGCACTTGCTGACTTTACAAATGATGGAAGTGGAAAATTAGTTTTATACGATTTTGATAACGCAACAGGTAAAGTAGCTTCTAACGGGCTAATTCTTACAAGTGGTCCAACTGATGGTTCTCCTTATGGTGTTGAGTTTTCTCAAGAATCTACAAAACTATACTCTTCTTTATATCATGAAAACAGTAACTCTTTCAGAGTTTTTCAATATAATTTATTAGATGCTAACATCGCACAAACTAAAACTCAAGTCCATCAAGAGCAAGGTTATAGAGGTGCTTTACAATTAGCTCCAAACGGAAAGATATATGCTTCCATTCCAGATAGATCCTATTTGGGAGTTATAGAGAATCCAGAAGATAATGCTACTGATATTCAATATACTTCAAACGCTATAAACTTGGGTGGCGCCATGTCTTCACAAGGATTACCTCCTTTTATTCAGTCGTTTTTTGCACCTGTAAAATTAATCAATCTAGCTAATAATGAGGTTTTAAACAATAGCAACCAAGTTTTTTGTATTGGAGAAAGTTATCAAATTCAACCAGAAAAAAACAACCCTAGCGATACATATACATGGTTTAAAGATGGAAAAGAAATAGCCAAAACAAGAATATTAACTGTTGATAACACTAATTTTGGAAGTGGTTTATATGAAATAAAAATAGAATCTAATTCTTACTGTAAAAAAACATTCACTGGTAAAGTCCAAATAACATTTGAACCAAAACCTACAATTAACCCAATTCAACCTTATATACAATGTGATTTCGACAGTAATCCTATTGATGGTTTTACAACTTTTAACCTAGAAATATTAGAAAATGCTTTAGTAAATAACCTTACTGAAGTTACAATTGATTTTTTTGAAACATCTGATACTAGTTTTTCATCACCAATTAACAAAAATAATTACACTAATTTAATAGTAATAAACCACTCCATAACTGTAAAAGTTACAAATAACACTACTCAATGTTATCAAACGGATATTATTAATTTACAAGTAAACCCAACGGGATTAACTTCTTATAGCAATGAGTACATCCATGAATTAGATCAAAATGCATCTAATTCTGATGCTAAATTTAGCGTTGGCACTAACAACGGTTTTCTTGACTTCTCTTTGAAGACGCAACAAATAATTAATAATTCAGGAGGGTCCCTATCAGAAAATACTCACGATTTTCAATACTATAGAACAGCAGAAGATGCTTCCTTACAAATAAATCAAATTATCCCCCCATACGAAGATGACTTATTTACCAACAATTCTGATATATATATTAGAATTTCAAATAAAGGAGCTACATCTTGTGAAGCAGTTGGTAATTTTAAAATTTTTGTAGAAAAAATCCCTATCCCTAAAGGTAATTTAAATAACATTATCCTATGTGTTGATAACCCAAGGCTAAGCCCTCAACCACATACAGTTGAATTAAATGCCGATACAGGTAATGCTACAGACACATACAAATGGTATCTAGATGGTAAATTACTCTCTGGAGAAACATCAGCTGTATACAATGCTAATGCTTCAGGAGAATATAAAGTTGAAGCCTATAGAACTCACCCAAACATCACTTCCCCTTTTATGGGATATAATACATTCTTTGTAAAAGAGTCTAACCTAGCATTAATAGTAAATATTAAATCAGTAGACGATCAAGACAATCCTGATAGTAATAAAATAGAAATTACTGTAGATGGAATTGGTAATTATGAGTTTGCTTTAAATAGCACAGATCTTAGTGATTTTGCTAAAGGAGACGAAAACCTTACTTATACATTTACTAATATTCCTCCCGGACTTAACTCTATTTTTATTAGAGATCGTAACGGATGTGGAATTACTACATCTAATCAGGTTTCAACTATCTATTTTCAACGTCATTTCACCCCAAATAATGACGGACATTTTGATACATGGAAAGTTTTAGGTGTCGATAATGATTACTATGATGTTGTTAAAGTTCAAATTTTTAATCGCTTTGGAAAATTAATTAATGAAATTACTGATAAAAATAGTCAGGGTTGGGATGGTATATACAACGGTACTATTCTTCCTTCAAATGATTATTGGTACAATGCTGAGTTAATTGATAAAAGTGGAAGAACCCGAAAAAAGACAGGGCATTTCTCTTTACTGAGGAAATAA
- a CDS encoding ABC transporter permease produces the protein MLRLLNIEIHKLKYNRASKVLSIIYFALLTSIALIAAIKFDIGPIKFHLAEQGIFNFPYIWHFNTYMAAIFKFFLLLVIVSMMANEYSYKTLKQNLIDGLSKKEFILSKFYTVIAFAFISTIFVFIVSLILGAIYSDFNEIAIIFSDLDYLFAFFVKLLGFFSFGLFLGVLIKRSAFAVAAMIVWLIIESLIKGYLYWNFRNVKTGVEEAVNSIMQFFPLESMANLIKEPFTRLGAVKSVANQIGENFTKDYSVSLFNIAIVLIWTAIFIYSSYALLKKRDL, from the coding sequence ATGTTACGACTTTTAAATATAGAAATTCATAAATTAAAATATAACAGAGCTAGTAAAGTTCTTTCAATTATCTATTTCGCATTATTAACCTCTATTGCTTTAATTGCAGCAATAAAGTTTGATATTGGCCCCATTAAATTTCATTTAGCTGAACAAGGAATTTTTAATTTTCCATATATCTGGCACTTTAACACATATATGGCTGCCATATTTAAATTCTTTTTACTACTAGTTATTGTTTCCATGATGGCGAACGAGTACAGTTATAAAACGTTAAAACAAAACTTAATAGACGGTTTAAGTAAAAAGGAATTTATTCTATCAAAATTTTATACCGTTATAGCTTTTGCTTTTATTTCAACCATCTTTGTTTTTATTGTCTCTTTAATTCTTGGAGCTATCTATTCTGATTTTAATGAAATAGCCATCATATTTTCAGACTTAGATTATTTATTCGCTTTCTTTGTAAAATTATTAGGCTTTTTCTCCTTTGGGTTGTTTTTAGGTGTCTTGATTAAACGCTCTGCATTTGCTGTTGCTGCCATGATTGTTTGGCTAATTATAGAAAGTTTAATTAAAGGGTATTTATACTGGAATTTTAGAAATGTAAAAACGGGGGTTGAGGAAGCTGTAAACTCAATCATGCAATTTTTCCCGCTAGAGTCTATGGCTAATTTAATTAAAGAACCATTTACAAGATTAGGTGCAGTAAAATCAGTAGCTAATCAAATAGGAGAAAATTTCACTAAAGACTATTCTGTTAGCCTTTTCAATATAGCTATTGTATTAATTTGGACTGCTATTTTTATTTACTCATCATATGCTTTGTTAAAAAAACGAGATTTATAG
- a CDS encoding ABC transporter ATP-binding protein, giving the protein METILSIRNLDKKYGKVHAVNNLSFDIQKGTVYGILGPNGSGKSTTLGIILNVVNKTSGSFSWFNGNLSTHEALKKVGAIIERPNFYPYMSAVQNLQLICKIKGVSYDKIEEKLKIVNLFERRNSKFKTYSLGMKQRLAIASALLNDPEILILDEPTNGLDPQGIHEIRQIIKEIAKNGTTILLASHLLDEVEKVCSHVVVIRNGIKLYSGRVDEMTASNGFFELQADNQEILTQLLENHPAIGNIKEENGILIASLASELSASEINTFLFDKGISLSHLVKRKPSLEQQFLDLTNNQ; this is encoded by the coding sequence TTGGAAACAATTTTATCTATTCGAAACCTCGATAAAAAATACGGAAAAGTTCATGCCGTAAACAATCTTTCCTTCGATATACAAAAAGGCACAGTGTACGGAATTTTAGGACCTAACGGAAGTGGTAAATCTACTACTTTAGGTATTATTTTAAATGTAGTAAACAAAACCTCAGGGAGTTTTAGCTGGTTCAATGGAAACTTATCTACACATGAAGCATTAAAAAAAGTAGGAGCTATCATTGAACGCCCTAATTTTTACCCGTACATGAGCGCCGTTCAAAACTTGCAGTTAATTTGTAAAATTAAAGGAGTTTCGTACGATAAAATTGAAGAAAAACTCAAGATTGTTAATCTTTTTGAACGTAGAAATAGTAAGTTTAAAACTTACTCTTTAGGAATGAAACAGCGCTTAGCTATCGCTTCTGCCCTATTAAATGATCCAGAAATTTTGATTTTGGACGAACCTACAAACGGACTTGACCCACAAGGAATTCACGAGATTCGTCAAATAATTAAAGAAATTGCTAAAAATGGTACTACAATTTTACTAGCCTCTCACTTACTCGATGAAGTTGAAAAAGTATGTTCTCATGTAGTCGTAATAAGAAATGGTATAAAATTATATAGCGGTAGAGTTGATGAGATGACTGCTTCCAATGGATTTTTTGAACTTCAAGCAGATAATCAAGAAATACTTACTCAGCTTTTAGAAAATCATCCAGCAATAGGAAACATCAAAGAAGAAAATGGAATTTTAATAGCTAGTCTAGCTTCAGAATTATCTGCTTCAGAAATTAATACATTTTTATTTGACAAAGGAATTTCTCTTTCTCACTTAGTGAAACGTAAACCTAGTTTAGAGCAACAATTCTTAGACCTTACCAACAACCAATAA
- a CDS encoding response regulator transcription factor, with translation MGSKKILLVEDDPNFGTVLKDYLALNDYNVTHAKDGIDGLIMFKNAEYDLCILDVMMPRKDGFSLAEDIRSTNKEIPIIFLTAKTLKEDVLKGYQVGADDYLNKPFDSEVLLHKIKAILQRKETEKTNDSDEFEFKIGSFDFNSKLRHLIYKGGEPQKLSPKESKLLRMLAVHKNDLMPRELALTKIWRDDNYFTSRSMDVYIAKLRKYLKNDENVEILNIHGEGFRLIDNK, from the coding sequence ATGGGGAGTAAAAAAATATTATTAGTAGAAGACGATCCTAATTTTGGAACAGTTCTTAAAGATTATTTAGCATTAAATGATTACAATGTTACACATGCTAAAGACGGAATAGATGGTTTAATTATGTTTAAAAATGCAGAATATGACTTATGTATTTTAGATGTAATGATGCCACGTAAAGATGGTTTTTCTTTAGCTGAAGACATTCGTTCAACTAACAAAGAAATTCCTATTATCTTCTTAACTGCAAAAACATTAAAAGAAGATGTTTTAAAAGGGTATCAAGTTGGTGCAGACGATTACTTAAATAAACCTTTTGATTCTGAAGTTTTATTACATAAAATTAAAGCAATTTTACAACGTAAAGAAACAGAAAAGACAAACGACAGTGATGAATTTGAGTTTAAAATTGGGTCTTTTGATTTTAACTCTAAACTACGTCATTTAATATATAAAGGTGGAGAACCTCAAAAGTTATCACCTAAAGAAAGTAAACTTTTACGAATGTTAGCTGTGCATAAAAATGACTTAATGCCACGTGAATTGGCGTTGACAAAGATTTGGCGAGATGACAACTATTTTACTTCTCGTAGTATGGATGTATACATTGCTAAACTTCGTAAATACCTGAAGAATGATGAAAATGTAGAAATTTTAAATATACATGGTGAAGGATTTAGGTTAATTGATAACAAATAA